TAGCGGTGCTTACTTGTTTGATGTCCAGGCTCACACTGTAAAAAACAATGTAGTAGGTGCGCCAGACCAGAATATTCTCAACGGTAATCATGCAGAAGGTGGACAGTTGTTAATTGCAACACCTGTACCCAAAGTTGAGTTAGTCGGCTTTGCCTCCTTACCTGCTGATACCTTTAGTGATGGGCCGCCTTCTGGTGCAGATGTTTCAGCTAATGGCAGAACCGGGCCTTTTCCAGGACAGCCAATTCAAGGCTTCAGTGGTGTGCAATTTGCTAACAGCAACTCTTTGTACTTCCTGTCAGATAATGGCTACGGTAGCAAAGATAATAGTGCAGATTTTCTACTGCGAATCAATCGCCTAGACCCGAATTTTAAGGGAGCAGAAAATGGGGATGGTAGTGTTAAAGTCTTAGACTACATTCAACTATCCGACCCGAACAACAAAGTTCCTTTCCAAATTGTGAATGAGGGAACTACTGGAAGATTACTAACTGGTGCAGACTTCGATGTAGAGTCATTCGTCTTTGATAAAGACGGTACAATCTGGGTTGGAGATGAGTTTGGCCCTTACCTGTTACATTTTGATGCCACTGGTAAGTTATTAGAAGCTCCCATTGCGACACCTGACAAATTCAAGACTCTAGATGGAGAAGCACCTAAAGTTATTGGTCACAGAGGCGCAAGTGGTTATCGTCCAGAACACACCTTAGAGTCTTATAAGCAAGCAATTGAGCGCGGTGCTGACTTTATTGAGCCTGACTTGGTAGTGACAAAAGATGGTGTGCTAATTGCTCGCCATGAGCCAGCTTTAGCTGTAGTTAAAACCGACAAAAGTGGGAACCCACTGCTTGATGCTAATGGTAACTTTGTTATCGACAACACTAACACGACAACAGATGTTTACAAGCATCCAGAGTTTGCCTCTCGCCTCAAAACAGTAAGCTTAGATGGAAATACAATTACAGGTTGGTTTGCTGAAGATTTCACCCTAGCTGAAATTAAGACTTTACGGGCAGAAGAACGTCTACCTTTCCGAGATCACTCTTTTGACGATAAATTTGAGATTCCTACCTTCACGGAAATCATCAATTTAGTTAAGCAAGTAGAAGCCGACACAGGTAAAAAGATTGGTATCTATCCTGAAACCAAGCATCCAACCTATTTTGCTGATGAAGCTACTTATGTAGGCACCACGGACAAAATCAACAGAAACATCAGCCAGCTACTAATTGATACCCTCAAGGCAAATAACTTCACTGACCCCAGTCGAATCTTCATCCAGTCCTTTGAAGTGAGTAATCTCAAAGAACTGCATGATACCATCATGCCAGCGGCAGGGGTAGATATCCCACTAATCCAACTTTTAGATGCCAGTGACATTGACATCAACGGCAAGATCGTCGAGAGTCAGCCTTATGATTTGAAAGTCAGTGGTGACACTCGCACATACGGCGACTTACGAACTCCAGAAGGTTTAGCGGAAGTTGCCACCTATGCTGATGGTATTGGCCCTTGGAAGCGGATGATTGTGAGCGTCAAAGGTACTGATGCTAATGGTGATGGCAAAGCCGATGATGTCAATGGGGATGGAGTAGTCAATGATGCTGACAAGACAACATTACCTCCTTCAACCTTAATTCAAGATGCTCATAACGCAGGTTTACAGGTTCACCCCTATACCTTCCGTGCGGAAGATCAGTATTTAGCGGCAGATTATAAAGGACAGCTAGCACTAGAAATTCAGCAGTTCTATCAATTAGGTGTAGATGCACTCTTCTCAGATTTCCCAGATATTGCGGATCAAGTGCGGGATAAACTCAGAGACGATCCTCAGTATAATGTAGTGCGATCGCCACAAAACCCTGATGTCCTCTCAGGAGATGCCTTTGCTAATTTGGGTAGTTCCAAAGGTTTTGAAGGTGGAGCAATTAACGCCAGCAAAACCAAGCTGTATCTCCTACTAGAAGGTACAGTTCAAGGCGATACTCCTGGTGCTTTGCGGATTAACGAATTTGATTTAGCTAGCCACAAATACAGCGATCAACTACGCTACTACAGATTGGATAATCCATCAAATTCCATCGGTGACTTAACAGTTATTAATGATAATGAGTACCTAGTCATTGAACGGGATAACAATCAAGGGGCTGCGGCTAAATTTAAACGAATCTACAAAATAGACTTGTCTAAGACAGATTCTAATGGCTATGTAGCTAAAGAAGAAGTTGCAGACTTGTTAAATATCCAAGACCCCAAAGACCTGAATGGAGATGGCAAAACCACCTTTGACTTCCCATTTCAAACCATTGAAAATGTTTTAGTTGTTGACAAAAACACCATTTTGGTAGCTAATGACAACAATTATCCGTTCTCAACAGGTCGTCCTGGGAATGACCCTCAAAATCCAGTCATAGACAACAACGAAATTCTTCTACTGAAGTTGGAGAAGCCCCTTAACCTTGCTCCTGGTTTAGGTCAACCTCAAGCCGAAGAAATTAACTTTGGCTCCACTACCAGCGATGATATTACGGTTGGGCCAAATCAAACCTTATTCACAGGTGACGGAGCAGACTTTGTAGAAGGTACTACAGGTAACACAATCCAAACTGGGAACGGTGATGACACGGTGCTTGTGGGTAGTGACTCTTCAGTATCCACAGGGGACGGCGATGATAGTATCTTTGTTGGTCAAAATGGTGCTGTTCAAAATACGACCGTCGATGGTGGCAATTGCGATGACCAAATTACCGTAGTTGAAGCTACTGGTAGTAATAGTTTATTCGGAGGTGCAGGTAACGATACTCTGACAATAGTTGAAGGTTCTCGTCAATCATCCTTTGGTGGTTCCGGTAACGACACCCTCAAAAGTAACGGCAGCAATAACCGTCTATATGGTGGTTCTGGGGATGATAAACTCTTCTCCAGTGTCAATGACTCCCTATCGGGTGGCGATGGTGATGACATCTTATTTGCAGGTCAACAAGGTGATAATCGCCTGAGTGGT
This Nostoc sp. KVJ3 DNA region includes the following protein-coding sequences:
- a CDS encoding esterase-like activity of phytase family protein, with amino-acid sequence MAIENGRTTASAYVDKVNNSDNTQIVPLLTVGDEVPLLTNTFDINEAPQVDATQKYAFTGIPDGTGAKQVTIAGKIYNYVWVNHELGSSVTTDISSTFPGEKITGARVSLFVFDENWKVIGGKNLIDSIKDSTGTYVLDTSTGKYTNALGTSIDAFDRFCSSYLAQSGFVDGNGTDIPIYFAPEEGSDKSRGWAVTPDGTAQALDGLGRYRKENVVAASQYRAENSDQTVLFVSEDNDDGELYMWVGQQTADDPNGFKNGDLYVLKVDGAEFEGQVSEGIQKAATWTKVDKSVIFNADGTAKIDGTDLTAFVNSASNSTSFQRIEDFTEDPNNPGTFYFVTTGTKNKQGQGTAAGVTDNPAEAEDPYGRLYRFKLNTSNPTAGIGDFELLLTGGPGKGVSYDNITVDKSGKILLQEDQTSFGGDVMKAENREASIWSFDPTTKAIARVFALNENAAGTVYNNPDAKGEWESSGIIEIPSESLPGSGAYLFDVQAHTVKNNVVGAPDQNILNGNHAEGGQLLIATPVPKVELVGFASLPADTFSDGPPSGADVSANGRTGPFPGQPIQGFSGVQFANSNSLYFLSDNGYGSKDNSADFLLRINRLDPNFKGAENGDGSVKVLDYIQLSDPNNKVPFQIVNEGTTGRLLTGADFDVESFVFDKDGTIWVGDEFGPYLLHFDATGKLLEAPIATPDKFKTLDGEAPKVIGHRGASGYRPEHTLESYKQAIERGADFIEPDLVVTKDGVLIARHEPALAVVKTDKSGNPLLDANGNFVIDNTNTTTDVYKHPEFASRLKTVSLDGNTITGWFAEDFTLAEIKTLRAEERLPFRDHSFDDKFEIPTFTEIINLVKQVEADTGKKIGIYPETKHPTYFADEATYVGTTDKINRNISQLLIDTLKANNFTDPSRIFIQSFEVSNLKELHDTIMPAAGVDIPLIQLLDASDIDINGKIVESQPYDLKVSGDTRTYGDLRTPEGLAEVATYADGIGPWKRMIVSVKGTDANGDGKADDVNGDGVVNDADKTTLPPSTLIQDAHNAGLQVHPYTFRAEDQYLAADYKGQLALEIQQFYQLGVDALFSDFPDIADQVRDKLRDDPQYNVVRSPQNPDVLSGDAFANLGSSKGFEGGAINASKTKLYLLLEGTVQGDTPGALRINEFDLASHKYSDQLRYYRLDNPSNSIGDLTVINDNEYLVIERDNNQGAAAKFKRIYKIDLSKTDSNGYVAKEEVADLLNIQDPKDLNGDGKTTFDFPFQTIENVLVVDKNTILVANDNNYPFSTGRPGNDPQNPVIDNNEILLLKLEKPLNLAPGLGQPQAEEINFGSTTSDDITVGPNQTLFTGDGADFVEGTTGNTIQTGNGDDTVLVGSDSSVSTGDGDDSIFVGQNGAVQNTTVDGGNCDDQITVVEATGSNSLFGGAGNDTLTIVEGSRQSSFGGSGNDTLKSNGSNNRLYGGSGDDKLFSSVNDSLSGGDGDDILFAGQQGDNRLSGGAGADQFWIANASLPASKNIITDFAIGIDKIGLGGIGITQFSNLALLQQGSDTIVKTGNTELVSLLGITSTSLTVNDFVFSASVVA